One genomic region from Stackebrandtia nassauensis DSM 44728 encodes:
- a CDS encoding DUF5703 family protein, which produces MDDESSSPGSYEYAPLRLPTDIDNLSAQAQLSVAAEYGGWELARVRRYADGTRKVTLRRKTSSRTLLPGLCF; this is translated from the coding sequence GAATCGAGTTCACCAGGTTCTTATGAGTACGCCCCGCTGCGCCTGCCGACGGACATAGACAATCTGTCCGCACAGGCGCAGTTGTCTGTGGCCGCCGAGTACGGCGGTTGGGAGCTGGCCCGCGTGCGCCGCTATGCGGACGGGACGCGCAAGGTCACCCTCAGACGCAAGACAAGCAGCAGAACCCTGCTGCCGGGGCTGTGTTTCTAG